In one window of Leptidea sinapis chromosome 9, ilLepSina1.1, whole genome shotgun sequence DNA:
- the LOC126966058 gene encoding uncharacterized protein LOC126966058: protein MNQYETEKRLCWCYGTLSVLLAVSVICVAVPYYHWKATLDVCPGSWLENTSCGCIFFGVNSFRYFTGGHNSNCLYALIAPVPILVYALLMTLFHMYRVCINNIGQYEGEKSTTMEEIEGETIVVTTRTRTNQNYDGVIYCWIPNASIAGVLAIYNIVHAGIMTDGYNKTCQQYRGRLVTLLQSSGDQATAIHFRLSCQAIFDFMDYLEKDAPNSRRGDFINTGIALQLALITSWTSVIIWIAISVYTGIRAYKEREVLTCCGK, encoded by the exons ATGAATCAATACGAGACTGAAAAGCGGTTGTGTTGGTGTTATGGAACCCTAAGTGTTTTGCTTGCGGTGTCGGTGATATGTGTCGCTGTACCTTATTACCACTGGAAAGCAACACTAGATGTGTGCCCAGGCAGTTGGCTAGAAAATACAAGTTGCGGATGTATTTTTTTCGGTGTTAACTCGTTTAGATACTTTACTGGGGGTCATAATTCGAATTGCTTATATGCCCTGATTGCACCAGTACCAATTTTAGTATATGCATTACTTATGACCTTGTTCCATATGTATAGagtttgtattaataatattggtcAATATGAAGGCGAAAAGTCAACTACTATGGAAGAAAT tgaAGGAGAGACCATTGTTGTTACAACAAGGACCAGAACAAATCAGAACTATGATGGTGTTATATATTGCTGGATACCAAATGCAAGTATTGCAGGAGTATTGGCCATCTACAACATTGTACATGCTGGTATAATGACTGATGGATATAATAAGACTTGTCAACAGTACAGAGGTCGATTAGTTACT CTGCTGCAAAGTTCAGGTGATCAAGCAACTGCAATACACTTCAGATTAAGTTGTCAagctatttttgattttatggaCTACTTAGAAAAAGATGCACCGAACAGTCGCCGTGGAGACTTCATCAATACAGGCATTGCATTACAACTGGCTCTCATAACATCATGGACATCTGTTATTATTTGGATTGCTATTTCAGTATATACAGGAATAAGAGCATATAAGGAGAGAGAAGTGTTAACATGCTGTGGGAAATGA
- the LOC126966055 gene encoding lysosomal acid phosphatase-like isoform X1, whose protein sequence is MEYDNNENTWRRSSSPKIQGSSCSSLPHRPTTTAVIVLGLAVLSCLMGYCVLSETLPYESKTLRLVVIFFRHGARTPVSSYKSDPYKNYQWPNGLGSLTNTGKLQMYELGSKYRSYYANFIPEEYHDKDVYIRSSDKSRCMMSAYTFLAGLYPPTERQMWHPELAWQPIPVHSLPREIDNIVAGTKSCKLWKRMYDEILAEKDSDPKFVELFDYLSKHTNQSLRSVVDVDYLYSTLQTEQEAGLKLPEWTRNVFPNKMREPFMLSLALMSYNESMHRFKAGPLLGDLRQNLQEAVNHINMDRALYIYSGHDVNIVAFMRALGFTQLMEPEYGASVVVELHEEVEQDTFYIKLFYRNNTKVEVPMELKIPRCEEPCTYKRFEHLIETFIPTDWEAECQN, encoded by the exons atgGAGTACGACAATAATGAAAATACATGGCGTAGATCTTCCTCGCCCAAGATACAAGGTTCATCTTGTAGCTCCCTGCCACATAGACCCACAACAACAGCAGTGATCGTCCTGGGCTTAGCAGTGTTAAGTTGTTTGATGGGATATTGTGTTCTAAGTGAAACCCTTCCTTACGAATCGAAGACCTTACGACTAGTAGTCATT tttttCCGGCATGGTGCTCGAACACCTGTATCATCTTATAAAAGTGATCCTTATAAAAACTATCAATGGCCTAATGGACTTGGGAGTCTCACCAAT ACTGGCAAACTACAAATGTATGAATTGGGAAGTAAATACAGAAGTTACTATGCAAATTTTATACCGGAAGAGTATCATGATAAAGATGTGTATATTCGAAGCAGCGATAAATCAAGGTGTATGATGAGTGCTTATACATTTTTAGCAGGATTGTATCCCCCCACGGAGAGACAAATGTGGCACCCAGAGCTAGCCTGGCAACCTATACCTGTTCATTCACTCCCTAGAGAAATTGACAAT ATAGTAGCAGGAACAAAGTCTTGCAAATTGTGGAAAAGAATGTACGATGAAATACTTGCCGAAAAGGATTCAGATCCTAAATTTGTGGAACTTTTCGACTATTTAAGTAAACACACAAATCAAAGTTTGAGGAGTGTTGTGGATGTAGACTATTTGTACAGTACTCTCCAAACTGAACAGGAGGCTGGATTGAAACTGCCCGAATGGACTAGGAATGTGTTTCCAAATAAAATGAGAGAGCCATTCATGCTAAGTTTGGCCCTCATGTCATACAATGAATCAATGCACAGATTCAAAGCTG gACCCTTATTGGGCGATTTGAGGCAAAACTTACAAGAAGCAGTGAATCACATTAATATGGACAGGgcattatatatatactcgGGACATGACGTGAATATTGTTGCGTTTATGAGAGCTCTGGGATTCACACAACTTATGGAACCGGAATATGGAGCAAGTGTTGTGGTTGAGTTACACGAAGAGGTCGAGCAGGACACATTTTATATTAAG ctcttttatagaaataacaCGAAAGTCGAAGTGCCAATGGAGTTAAAGATACCGCGTTGTGAAGAGCCTTGTACCTACAAAAGATTCGAGCATTTAATTGAGACATTTATACCGACAGATTGGGAGGCCGAATGCCAAAACTAA
- the LOC126966055 gene encoding testicular acid phosphatase homolog isoform X3 yields MYELGSKYRSYYANFIPEEYHDKDVYIRSSDKSRCMMSAYTFLAGLYPPTERQMWHPELAWQPIPVHSLPREIDNIVAGTKSCKLWKRMYDEILAEKDSDPKFVELFDYLSKHTNQSLRSVVDVDYLYSTLQTEQEAGLKLPEWTRNVFPNKMREPFMLSLALMSYNESMHRFKAGPLLGDLRQNLQEAVNHINMDRALYIYSGHDVNIVAFMRALGFTQLMEPEYGASVVVELHEEVEQDTFYIKLFYRNNTKVEVPMELKIPRCEEPCTYKRFEHLIETFIPTDWEAECQN; encoded by the exons ATGTATGAATTGGGAAGTAAATACAGAAGTTACTATGCAAATTTTATACCGGAAGAGTATCATGATAAAGATGTGTATATTCGAAGCAGCGATAAATCAAGGTGTATGATGAGTGCTTATACATTTTTAGCAGGATTGTATCCCCCCACGGAGAGACAAATGTGGCACCCAGAGCTAGCCTGGCAACCTATACCTGTTCATTCACTCCCTAGAGAAATTGACAAT ATAGTAGCAGGAACAAAGTCTTGCAAATTGTGGAAAAGAATGTACGATGAAATACTTGCCGAAAAGGATTCAGATCCTAAATTTGTGGAACTTTTCGACTATTTAAGTAAACACACAAATCAAAGTTTGAGGAGTGTTGTGGATGTAGACTATTTGTACAGTACTCTCCAAACTGAACAGGAGGCTGGATTGAAACTGCCCGAATGGACTAGGAATGTGTTTCCAAATAAAATGAGAGAGCCATTCATGCTAAGTTTGGCCCTCATGTCATACAATGAATCAATGCACAGATTCAAAGCTG gACCCTTATTGGGCGATTTGAGGCAAAACTTACAAGAAGCAGTGAATCACATTAATATGGACAGGgcattatatatatactcgGGACATGACGTGAATATTGTTGCGTTTATGAGAGCTCTGGGATTCACACAACTTATGGAACCGGAATATGGAGCAAGTGTTGTGGTTGAGTTACACGAAGAGGTCGAGCAGGACACATTTTATATTAAG ctcttttatagaaataacaCGAAAGTCGAAGTGCCAATGGAGTTAAAGATACCGCGTTGTGAAGAGCCTTGTACCTACAAAAGATTCGAGCATTTAATTGAGACATTTATACCGACAGATTGGGAGGCCGAATGCCAAAACTAA
- the LOC126966055 gene encoding lysosomal acid phosphatase-like isoform X2, which produces MEYDNNENTWRRSSSPKIQGSSCSSLPHRPTTTAVIVLGLAVLSCLMGYCVLSETLPYESKTLRLVVIFFRHGARTPVSSYKSDPYKNYQWPNGLGSLTNTGKLQMYELGSKYRSYYANFIPEEYHDKDVYIRSSDKSRCMMSAYTFLAGLYPPTERQMWHPELAWQPIPVHSLPREIDNIVAGTKSCKLWKRMYDEILAEKDSDPKFVELFDYLSKHTNQSLRSVVDVDYLYSTLQTEQEAGLKLPEWTRNVFPNKMREPFMLSLALMSYNESMHRFKAGPLLGDLRQNLQEAVNHINMDRALYIYSGHDVNIVAFMRALGFTQLMEPEYGASVVVELHEEVEQDTFYIKVN; this is translated from the exons atgGAGTACGACAATAATGAAAATACATGGCGTAGATCTTCCTCGCCCAAGATACAAGGTTCATCTTGTAGCTCCCTGCCACATAGACCCACAACAACAGCAGTGATCGTCCTGGGCTTAGCAGTGTTAAGTTGTTTGATGGGATATTGTGTTCTAAGTGAAACCCTTCCTTACGAATCGAAGACCTTACGACTAGTAGTCATT tttttCCGGCATGGTGCTCGAACACCTGTATCATCTTATAAAAGTGATCCTTATAAAAACTATCAATGGCCTAATGGACTTGGGAGTCTCACCAAT ACTGGCAAACTACAAATGTATGAATTGGGAAGTAAATACAGAAGTTACTATGCAAATTTTATACCGGAAGAGTATCATGATAAAGATGTGTATATTCGAAGCAGCGATAAATCAAGGTGTATGATGAGTGCTTATACATTTTTAGCAGGATTGTATCCCCCCACGGAGAGACAAATGTGGCACCCAGAGCTAGCCTGGCAACCTATACCTGTTCATTCACTCCCTAGAGAAATTGACAAT ATAGTAGCAGGAACAAAGTCTTGCAAATTGTGGAAAAGAATGTACGATGAAATACTTGCCGAAAAGGATTCAGATCCTAAATTTGTGGAACTTTTCGACTATTTAAGTAAACACACAAATCAAAGTTTGAGGAGTGTTGTGGATGTAGACTATTTGTACAGTACTCTCCAAACTGAACAGGAGGCTGGATTGAAACTGCCCGAATGGACTAGGAATGTGTTTCCAAATAAAATGAGAGAGCCATTCATGCTAAGTTTGGCCCTCATGTCATACAATGAATCAATGCACAGATTCAAAGCTG gACCCTTATTGGGCGATTTGAGGCAAAACTTACAAGAAGCAGTGAATCACATTAATATGGACAGGgcattatatatatactcgGGACATGACGTGAATATTGTTGCGTTTATGAGAGCTCTGGGATTCACACAACTTATGGAACCGGAATATGGAGCAAGTGTTGTGGTTGAGTTACACGAAGAGGTCGAGCAGGACACATTTTATATTAAGGTGAACTAA
- the LOC126966057 gene encoding retinol dehydrogenase 13-like: MPFFSGRCYSTVKLIGKTAVITGCNTGIGKETALDFYKRGARVIMACRNLEKAEEAKSDIEKACIELPEKGNLVLQHCDLSSLKSVREFCQKILDTEPQVNILVNNAGIMMCPKGETEDGFEIQFGTNHLAHFLLTMLLLPRIIRSKPARIVTVSSRAHIRYNIKLDDLNFKQRPYNAAEAYSQSKLANVLFSNELARKLKEHNIEDVNTYSLHPGVIKTELGRHLNESLFRGARTLLGLVLGPFMKSPELGAQTTIYCAVDEKCSNETGLYYSDCQVTSPSHKALNEETAQKLWEKSMELVGLIDYNPFTTKD, encoded by the exons atgccTTTCTTTAGTGGCCGTTGCTACAGTACCGTTAAATTAATTGGAAAAACGGCTGTTATAACAGGATGTAATACGGGAATAGGAAAAGAAACTGCTCTTGATTTCTATAAACgag gagcTCGAGTTATAATGGCTTGTAGAAATTTAGAAAAAGCAGAAGAGGCTAAGAGTGACATTGAGAAAGCTTGTATAGAGTTACCAGAGAAAGGTAACTTGGTGCTCCAACATTGTGACCTATCCTCATTGAAATCTGTTAGAGAGTTCTGCCAAAAAATACTTGACACGGAACCACAAGTTAATATTCTTGTTAACAATGCGGGGATAATGATGTGTCCAAAAGGTGAAACAGAAGATGGATTTGAAATCCAATTTGGCACAAATCATTTGGCCCATTTTTTACTTACAATGCTGCTTCTGCCAAGAATTATAAGAAGTAAACCAGCCAGGATTGTAACAGTGTCTTCAAGAGCTCATATCA GATACAATATTAAGTTGGAtgacttaaattttaaacaacgACCCTATAATGCTGCAGAGGCCTATTCTCAAAGTAAGTTGGCAAATGTGTTGTTCTCCAATGAGTTGGCCAGAAAGTTAAAG GAACATAATATAGAAGATGTTAACACGTATAGTTTACATCCTGGTGTGATAAAAACTGAACTTGGAAGACATTTAAACGAAAGCCTATTCAGAGGCGCGAGGACACTGCTTGGTTTAGTTTTGGGCCCATTTATGAAGTCGCCTGAACTTGGGGCACAGACTACCATCTACTGTGCAGTTGATGAGAAATGTTCAAATGAAACGGGCTTGTATTATAG TGACTGTCAAGTAACTAGTCCAAGCCATAAAGCATTGAATGAGGAAACTGCTCAGAAACTGTGGGAGAAATCCATGGAACTTGTCGGATTAATCGATTATAATCCCTTCACCACAAAAGACTAG